The Alcaligenes aquatilis genome contains the following window.
ACAGTATGCCCCTGAGCGAGAGTGAGATCATTTTGCCAACTATATTGGCGTTGGATAGACGAGAAGATGGACGGGGCTTTTGTGCGTGAATCTATTGCCTCTTTGCTCAAAGAAGCGCTTAAACGACTGATCCAGAAGTCGGACAGTTTGTTGGTGCTGGTTAGGCCATAGGCCTGCTGACGGGTCAGGGCTCTAGGTGTGCGAGGTTCGGTTGAACCGTTGTCAAACTGGCCGTCCATATAGGTGTTGATAGCTGTCAGTCCAAGATGTTGGCCCTGTGCCCACTCATATCCTAGCGATCCACTCAGACCATGCTGGGTGTAGCCATTCTTGTCGGGGTTATAGGCCCAGTCCAATAGTGGATTGGTCGCATTGAAACCATCGCTGGTACTGTAGCTGGAGGCCAGGCTGTAGTCCCAACCTTGAGACGCCCCTGAAAAACCGGCGCTGGCTTTGAAGGTGTCTTGCGAACCCAGGCCCACATTTCCCCAGGCGCTCAAGGCACGGTCGCCGCCACCTTTTTTGGTGATGATATTAATGACACCCCCAATCGCATCCGAGCCATACAGGCTGCTGCCTGCGCCACGCACAATTTCAATACGCTCGATCAGGGCAGGGTCAATCGCCTGCCAGTTCACCGAACCACTGGTGGGGCTGTTGATACGCATGCCGTCGATCATGACGCGGGTATGTTTGGGGTCAGTACCGCGTAAAAAAACGCCAGTCGTAGTTTGCGGACCCCCACTGCTGTAAATCTCCACCCCAGGCTGACGCTGCAAAATCTCAGCCACACTGCTTTGACCCGCTTTTTGCAAGGTTTCCTGATCAATCACCGTCACGTCACCCACCACGTTTTTCAGTGATTGAGCCATGCGGCTAGGGGTAACAACAATTTGATCCAGCTTGGTGACAGGGGCAGTTTGGGCCGTGGCGATCAAAGGCAGGGCGCCCGCCAGGGCGACCATCAAAGGTCTGATGGACAGTAGAGTCATGGAGATTCCTGTGGGATGTGCGTCCCCGCACATCAATAAGCGAAGCCGCCCACCGTGGGACGGCCATGAATTCAGGCTCGAGAAGCAGGCTGGTGTCGGGCTTTGCGTGTAGCAGGTACCGTTGCGGGGGCAGCACGTTTGGCAGTTCCAGGATGGAACCGCTCACGTTTCCCATTTGACTTTCCCAGGCCCACGGCTGCATGGGCCGGAAAGCACCTCTTTCCGAGCGGAAAATGTTACATGCCGCTGGCGCAAAGGTTAAGTGTTTGGGGTGGATTTGCCGTACAAGGCGCTACAATTGTGGCGCCAATCCACCATTCTCGCGGCTCTTGCTGTCAGATGCCGTCAACGTCCCGTTTCGTGCTACGGAGCTTTTTAGTGTCCTATCCTGCTTTGCCTTATCCGATCTCTGCCTATACGCGTGGTGCTGAATTTGCGCACCGTTTGGGGCAGCAAATTCTGATTCTGGACGGTGCGATGGGCACCATGATTCAGCGTTACAAATTGGGTGAGGCTGATTTTCGGGGCGATCGTTTTGCGGATCACCACAAGGATGTGAAGGGCAATAACGAATTGCTGTCGCTGGTGCGACCCGACATTATTCGTGAAATTCACGAGAAATACCTGGCGGCCGGGGCCGATGTGATCACGACCAATACCTTTGGTGCAACCGATGTGGCCCAGGGTGACTACGATTTGCAGGGCATCAGCTATGACCTGAACCTGGCTTCGGCTCAACTGGCCTGTCAGGCACGTGATGCCTTCAGCACACCTGAATGGCCGCGCTTTGTGGCTGGTGCCTTGGGCCCGCAGCCCAAGACGGCTTCTATTTCCCCGGATGTGAATGACCCGGCTGCTCGTAACGTCACCTTTGACCAACTGCGTGTGGCCTATACGGAGCAGGTTCGTGCCTTGCTCGATGGTGGCGTCGATATTTTGCTGATCGAAACCGTTTTTGACACGCTGAACGCCAAGGCGGCTGTTTTTGCGCTGGAAACGGTTTTTGATGAGCGCGGTGAGCGCGTGCCAGTGATGGTGTCGGGCACGGTTACGGATGCATCGGGCCGGATCTTGTCAGGTCAGACGGTAGAGGCCTTCTGGAACTCCATGCGTCATGCCCGTCCCATTACGATTGGCCTGAACTGTGCCTTGGGCGCCGCCTTGATGCGTCCTTACGTGGCCGAGCTGTCCAAGATTTGTGACACCTATGTGTGTGTCTACCCCAACGCTGGTTTGCCCAACCCCATGGCAGAAACCG
Protein-coding sequences here:
- a CDS encoding TonB-dependent receptor domain-containing protein yields the protein MTLLSIRPLMVALAGALPLIATAQTAPVTKLDQIVVTPSRMAQSLKNVVGDVTVIDQETLQKAGQSSVAEILQRQPGVEIYSSGGPQTTTGVFLRGTDPKHTRVMIDGMRINSPTSGSVNWQAIDPALIERIEIVRGAGSSLYGSDAIGGVINIITKKGGGDRALSAWGNVGLGSQDTFKASAGFSGASQGWDYSLASSYSTSDGFNATNPLLDWAYNPDKNGYTQHGLSGSLGYEWAQGQHLGLTAINTYMDGQFDNGSTEPRTPRALTRQQAYGLTSTNKLSDFWISRLSASLSKEAIDSRTKAPSIFSSIQRQYSWQNDLTLAQGHTVSLLAERQEERITHSTIQQQDQRNTNAFSLIYRGDINQHHLQASVRNDNISGYGNKVTGGLGYDLDISDNWTVGLAANTGFRAPTFTDLYWPSGFGYQGNPDLKPEKSRNIEGHIRYTDDTTELGLVVYQNHIKDLISTGPYDAALGYSMPINTKNARITGVTLTAIKQLGDTTLSASADFTNPKDLDTGNRLIRRAKQNYKVAVEQRFGALKTGAEYQFASHRFEDPDNSQRLGSYGLLNLTASYPLTSSLEAQLRWNNVFDKDYTLARGYNNAGSSVFLNFAWRM